The genomic DNA CCAAATCTTAAAGATATGTCAGGTACTGGACAAACCTTAACATTGCCTTTTGCTTTCAAAGCTGCTTGGGTACTTTCCAGATCAGCTTGAAGTTTACTTTTTTCACCAATAGCACTTGTTgcctaaacaaaaaaaaaggcaaacgaAAAACATGGATCAGTTTTTCATAAAGGTCTGCTTTGCTTTTGACTACAAGTTGTCAAATTATGAAGACCTGACAAAAATGGGATCAATCTTGTTTAAAAAGCATACCAAATGAAAAACCATTGTAATGATGGAAGATTATTTCAGATTTAATAGTCACACCTTTCCTTCCAAAATTTTGATGCGATCTCTGAGTTTTGAATTTTCCTCATTCAAGCGGTTTATTTCCTAGGAAACAAAACACCTTGTCAGCTGAATGGAATGCCCATCATAATAAGTTTTGCTTATAAAATAGAACTTAACTGAAGAATCTTGCAAAAGAATTTGTATACAACATGTAAGATGATATTTCTTATGAGAGATCAGCATAGACTGGTAAATTAAGGCCCCCATAAAAAGTGTTAGCAATATCAGATGACAATGGTAATCAACCTAAAATAACAGAGATAAATTTGTTAGACTCTGATCAATCATATAAAAATTATATCCCCTCGGTAAGCTCAACTTATATGAGGGTAAATAACATCAAAGCAAAGGCTTCAAGTCATCAGCTGCAGCAAGGTTTCTGAAATGCCAACACATGATTAAGAGCCATAAAATAATATCACCTTATGTTAAAACTAAAATTCTATCTATTTCAAAGTGATGTGTTTAGATCCATCCATCTGATGGGAAACACTCCAAGTTGTAGTTACCTTTTGCTGATCCCTAATCAGTTCTGTTAGGAGTTCTTTTTCTGACAGTTGTAAAAGAATCATTTCTACAGCACGGACTTTTGTAATCAATCTTCACAATCATCCACAACAGATCACTTTTTATACTCTTTTAGCAGGTTATCATCATTGTATATATATCTTGTAAATACACAAACTGTTTCCATGGAGTTGTGTGATGCTTGTAACATTTAGAACATCTGATACATCACAGTCATTTGTAATGAATAATTAAAAGGTTCAAGTGTATTGTGGTTTATGtttgagatgaaaaaatatctgaaaataaaCTCTaccttccttaaaaaaaataataaaataaaaaatattggttgGGCATATTTAAGAAGGTTTAAACCATACAAATCTGTACTCTGTAAAATGAGCTGTGAACAGTAAACTCTActttaaatgtttgatttaggtAAGGGGCATTATTTCATAGAACATAATGAACCCACCAATAAAGATGCAGTTTAGAAGTATTTGAAAGACAActcaataaataaatgatgaacaaTTGACAATAAAAAGCTTgtttcattaattattcataatcaGTTTGAAATTAGACAAAGCCTGctctctttttcagaaattaacCAATAATATAATGTTGCACAACACCTCATCAAATATTGACCAGGGGTCATTCTATGGAGTCATGATATTCATGACTCCATACTAAAAACTGAAGTAGATGaaaatttagacatttgtaAGTTCTGAATTGTCATGAATACAAGTAGATTAGACATGTCACGCATTAGTTGAATTTTGTAAAGCTGCTACTAATGGACAATAATTGTTCAATATCAGTTATAATCAATTGTAAAAAATGCAAGCAGAATAATCAAAACAGATGATACAAGCGAGCACTGAGTGATGTAATTTTCATCACCTTTAGTACATTCCCAATCATTTGAAATGTTATCATCCCCTCCCTCCTCAATTTCTCTTCAGGGACAACCATGAATCCCAAAAGATATTGAAACAATGCTGAGACAAAGTGAAGAAGGGAGGGGTCAGGGCTAGAGGAGGAAGCAAAGAGGTCCATCTGAGATTTACCCCTTACGGCAACAATTCAGTAAATTTATCAACTTACTATTTGAAGTAATGCTGCACCTCCACCCTCATTTAAAGGTTCAAGCTTTGAGGTTTGGGACAGTTTGGACAGCTTAGTCTAAcaggagggaaaaaaaactgagacaAGTGGATATATACATGTATCAGACTCTGGAGTGGCAAATACCTGCTATTTGTGCAAGGATTGTCAATCTTAGGTTTAAGTTATGATAAAGGGGGGAATatttcaaagaagaaagatcATTTTAGTtataaacacaacaaaattaaaattttattagaaataaaaccaaaaaaaaaaaaaaaggcttgaattaaaaatttgtaagATGTTTAACATTAACACCTAACCTCTACTACcactgggttcaaaccatttgctGTGTTAACACCTAACTTAACTGCAGGGTGGTAAACACTAAACCAAAGATTAGTAAAAttgctatccaatggataaatgtCCACATAGCAAAAGTACATTATTCTCAAGATAGTAACAGCCATAAGTATATCCATCCcttacaataatgataatatggCCAAAAGATTGGATACTTCCAAAGCACACAGCATGCATTATTTCCAGGATATGCATCATCCtggaaaaattcatttccaGAAGGtaactttttacctttttttacctttttaatttttgttcaacAGACATTTGTAGTTGTTAAACTTGTACATTTTGTAATAATGAGATGAAAACTATACCTGTGAGCTTTGTGCACCGGGAGAGAATTCCCTTTCTTCAAACTTTGCAATTTCATTTATAAGCTCTCTGCAAATAGGtgaaaaacaaatgatgatTTAAATCTGAAGATTAAAGAGCCATTAAATGAACATACTCCTTACCTATTTTCCAGTTCTGATATGTCAGCCTGTAGCTTCAAATGCCATTTCTCAGCTTGACTTAACACTTGCCTCAGGAGAAGAACATTGGTGTGTGCAGCGTTAATGAGTTCAGATTCAACTTCTCCTCTAACCACTGCACAAAGGCCATCTAACATGTCTGTCACTTCATCAAGAGTGTATGTGTCTTCTACAAGTCTGTGTAAGCAATCATTCTATGGTATCAATCCCTTTTTTCGGTC from Pocillopora verrucosa isolate sample1 chromosome 10, ASM3666991v2, whole genome shotgun sequence includes the following:
- the LOC131799153 gene encoding leucine zipper transcription factor-like protein 1, producing MDIGLNEHHQQIVVNYLRFARYGRGQRLRGIDASFEELKDSRLVEDTYTLDEVTDMLDGLCAVVRGEVESELINAAHTNVLLLRQVLSQAEKWHLKLQADISELENRELINEIAKFEEREFSPGAQSSQTKLSKLSQTSKLEPLNEGGGAALLQIEINRLNEENSKLRDRIKILEGKATSAIGEKSKLQADLESTQAALKAKGNVKGHGKELADLEEQMAATKLDLKMTKEKGSTHAASLHDELTNTKHEILRLQHDLEEAQKDLAKKFNETTQYKNMKQMLTSKNDQIKDLRSRLRKYEPDT